From the Candidatus Binatia bacterium genome, one window contains:
- a CDS encoding thioesterase, which yields MRYVLEQCVSHAQVDFIGEQKLSDLLSWFEQAAVEASQACGWGPAEYSLAGCVWIIRRTRVWRFAPVGGLDHLRVETRVADVRRARSLREYCVWRGTTKVAEGVSDWVYYDLERRRPARVPAELSSALYGSEPVPSLERSPHPWSERPEPADRLRVAVRPSDLDHLQHVNNATYADLLDDAVLAWCAAHGWPLPRMLAHGGALRPVGLDVEYLDDAGSGTELLIDTWGSWSDGPGSAPEQAEFVQSVRANSGVVVARAVSHYVWRTCAPVLGRPPR from the coding sequence ATGCGGTATGTCCTGGAGCAATGCGTGTCGCACGCACAGGTCGATTTTATCGGGGAGCAAAAGCTGTCCGACTTGCTCAGCTGGTTCGAGCAGGCGGCGGTGGAGGCTTCGCAGGCATGCGGGTGGGGTCCCGCGGAGTACAGCCTCGCTGGGTGCGTATGGATCATCCGGCGCACCCGAGTGTGGCGCTTTGCCCCGGTGGGCGGGTTGGATCACCTGCGGGTAGAAACCCGCGTGGCCGATGTGCGGCGGGCGCGCTCGCTGCGCGAGTACTGCGTGTGGCGCGGGACAACGAAAGTGGCTGAAGGCGTCAGCGACTGGGTGTATTACGATCTCGAGCGCCGCCGGCCGGCGCGGGTGCCAGCCGAACTCAGCAGCGCTTTGTACGGATCGGAGCCGGTGCCCAGCTTGGAGCGCAGCCCACATCCGTGGTCGGAGCGGCCGGAGCCCGCGGATCGGCTGCGAGTTGCCGTGCGGCCGTCGGATCTCGACCACTTGCAGCACGTGAACAATGCCACCTACGCAGACCTGCTCGACGACGCCGTCCTGGCCTGGTGTGCGGCGCACGGTTGGCCGCTGCCGCGCATGCTGGCCCACGGAGGAGCCCTGCGCCCTGTGGGCCTCGACGTGGAGTACCTGGACGATGCGGGCAGCGGCACCGAACTGTTGATTGACACCTGGGGCTCATGGTCCGACGGCCCCGGCAGCGCGCCCGAGCAGGCAGAGTTTGTGCAGTCCGTGCGGGCGAATTCGGGGGTGGTGGTAGCCCGCGCCGTTAGCCACTACGTATGGCGGACTTGCGCCCCAGTGCTCGGTCGGCCACCACGCTAG